Genomic window (Geotrypetes seraphini chromosome 6, aGeoSer1.1, whole genome shotgun sequence):
tacaagtgtgttccattctgctgcccctcaatatctctcctcgcttctctctccttatacacctcccagagaattctgttcctcagataagtcgctcttaacgttacccttctcctccactgccaattccagacttcggtcctttcatctagctgccggagtctgttgtaggggaaacaccctccagggtttcaagactaagctggacaagttcctgctaaactgggccGTACGCAggcgaggctggactcattttagagcactggtctttgacttgggggctgccgcgtgagcggactgctgggcaggatggaccattggtctgacccagcagcggcaattcttatgccccttcccttgtttaaaagcagactgaaaacccacctttttgaaacagcttttaatccttaaccctactcctctgccttccatcccagccagctgattaaccattccccttaactgaatccatgacatcttgtttgtctgtcttgcctgtttagattgtaagctctttggagcagggactgttttcttactctttgtgactctgtacagcgctgtgtgtgtttggtagcgctatagaaattagtgCTCGttaatgccaattattggcattCATCACTAATTATTTGCcaattacattactttacatgCAAAAATGACCCTTTTTAATAACTGTGTGCCCAAATGCTCATAAACAGACAGCCACTATTCCAGACACAGATTTACGCCTCATCAAAACACAATATCAAGATGTAAAGTCACTTAGGCAAATGGATACAAAAGCTATTTTGATATATTATAGCTATAGTCTGTTGTGCTCTGAGACCCTTTTGTTTGCCCAGCAATATTTTCTCTCTCTTACAATCAAGGAGTGCCTAATAATTTTTTCCTGTCTTTTTTCTAACTCTCATAAcaataagggccagattctcatatattttagcggcagattatcaaaatggcttaccgtggtcttttctgagttttctagcacagtggttcccaaccctgtcctggaggaccatcaggccaatcgggtattcaggacagccctaatgaatatgcatggagcacatctgcttgcctgtcacttccattatatgcaaatttctctcatgcatattcattaggactagcctgaaaacccgactggcctgctggtcctccaggacagggttgggaaccactgttctagcagTGGTTGCTCCACATTTGCGGCCTATTACTTTTTGATCAGCGCCTAAGCGCCGATTGGCTCATGCACCAACAGGAAAGTAATGTTTGATagctcagccccccccccaattaaaataaacaaactgaagatcggcaggagagatgcctattctctTCTGCCGAGTCGCACAATCACCCGACAGTgctacaccctccccccaccagtgggagagatgctcactctctctcAATTACCCAAcctccaccaacacccccccctcccgactcTATCCCCTcatagcaggagagatgtccactctctcctgccaccaacccccccccaactccccctgtGCCCTTCCctaccttattcaggaagtcTGGCCAGTGGACCAGTCTGGcaagaggcaggcctgcctcttacaaaatgatggatcttccctttcccagtgtatcctaggatgcaccaggaaggggactAAGGCAAATTGGGTCAATCatagccttaggcccttccctggtgcatcctcggatgcaccaggaaggggaaagtCTGCAATTTTGTAAGAGGCAGGCAAAACAGCGGGCCTACCGGCTGGAACAGGTAGCCATCCCTCCAGCCAGACTTCCTGAATAAGGAAAAAAGaaccaacaaaggagaaccaggaagagcacaaaaggcaccagaaagaatgtcatcgagaggtcaggaaagcaaagagagaatatgaggaaagactggcaggagaagcaagaaacttcaaacccttcttcaagtatgtcaaagggaaacaaccagccagagaggaagtgggaccactggacgacggagacaggaaaggagcgataaaggaggaaaaagagatagctgacaggttaaacaaattcttctcgtcagtcttcaccagagaggacacatccaatatcccagaacccgaggtgattataaacggggaacacgacgaaaaactggtacaactagaggtaagcaaagaggaggtcctcagacagatagatagactgaagagcgacaaatcaccaggcccggacggcatccacccaagggtactaaaagaactgaaaaacgaaatagcagagacactccgccaaatatgtaacctctccctaaaaactggagagatcccagaagactggaaaatagcaaatgtcacgcccatctttaagaagggatcaaggggtgacccgggaaactacaggcctgtgagcttgacctcggttccgggaaagatgatggaagcaatgataaaggacacaatctgcgaacacatagaaaaaaatggacaactgaaggcgagccagcatggcttctgcaagggaaggtcatgcctcacaaacttgctttacttcttcgagggaataaacaaccagatagataagggggaatccatagacatcatttaccttgacttccaaaaagccttcgacaaggtacctcacgaacggctattaaaaaagctgtggaaccacggggtgcaaggagatatctaccgatggatcaaacactggttggcaggcaggaaacagagggttggaataaagggccaatattcagactggcaatgggtcacgagccgagttccacaggggtcggtgctgggacctctattgtttaatatatttattgatgatctggagaccgggacaaaatgtgaggttatcaaatttgctgatgacaccaaactctgcagcagggttaggaacacagaagactgtgaaaacctgcaaagggacctaacgagactggtagactgggcaaataagtggcaaatgagttttaacgtagagaaatgcaaagtcatgcatgtagggaaaaagaacccgatgttcagctacaaaatggggggaacacagctaggggtgagtaaccttgaaagggatctgggagttatggttgacacatcactgaaaccatcggcacagtgtgcgacagcctcaaagaaagcaaatagaatgctgggcatcatcaaaaaaggtatcacaaccaggacaaaggaagtcatcatgccgctgtatcgcgcaatggtgcgcccgcacctggagtactgtgttcaatactggtcgccgtacctcaaaaaggatatggcggtactcgagggagtgcagaggagggcgactaaactgataaaaggtatggaaaatttctcatacgctgacaggttaaaaaagctggggctgttctccctggagaagaggagacttagaggggacatgatagaaactttcaaaatcctaaagggcatagagaaagtgaataagaacagattcttcaaactgtggggagccacaagcactaggggtcactcggagaaattgaaaggggacaggtttagaacaaatgctaggaagttctttttcacccagagggtggtggacacatggaacaagcttccagaggaggtgataagccagaactctgtacaggggttcaagaaaggtttggataggttcctggaggataaggggatagaggggtacagatagaacttgaggtaggttattgaattggtcagtaaccacttcacaggtcgcggacctgatgggccgccgcgggagcggaccgctgggcaggatggacctctggtctgacccagtggaggcaacttcttatgttcttatgttcttatgtatggagGGGCGGTCAGtcaacagcaggagagagtgggcatttctctcactgtgggggggggggcaactgaGGGAGAGAGCGGGCAACTCTCCCAATACTAGAGGGTGTTGGGAGGTTGTGCAATGCAGCaggaaagtgggcatctctcttgccgatctttgatttggggtttttgttttatgtgggtgtattctgcacatttatttatttattcattcaattttctataccgttctcccaggagagctcagaatggtttacatgagtttattcaggtactaaagcatttttccctgtctgtcctggtgggctcacaatctatctagtgtacctggggcaatggggggataagtgacttgcccaggatcacaaggagcagtgtgggtttgaacccacaaccccagggtgctgaggctatagctttaaccactgcgccattctCCCCCAGCTACCACCAGTGACGCATCCCAAGTAAATTTAGCGAGCCTATGCTTCACGAACCTCATTTACATGTGctatttttggagaatgactttttttttttaaatcgttacAAGAACGGCTACGACATCAGCCCATCAGTTTTTactgcaaagttttgagaatcttcccctaagtgAGAATAAGGCTAAGACAGCATGGGGCTAATTCTATAAGGACCTGCTAGTTTTAGGTAGAAAGAACATGCAGAATCCTCTCCCAGGTTTATCTGGCTAATAATGTTTTATAGACTTTTCTACCAGAAACATTTCTTTACCTATTTTAAAACCATCACCTTAACTGCATTCATCGGCAAAATGCCACAACTTAATTGCTTAATTATGCACCATGTGAAAACCCTCCACACTTTTTAGTTTATTAATTCTCTTTGATTCATTAGTAATCCATTTTTGTGTACTTTGGCTGTAACTACAGTTGTAGGACCTGTATTTTGTGAGAGGATCTTAGTGACCCTATAAACCACCAGGAAAGGTTATTATATTTACTAGAATATTATGTGGTAGAGATCAATGTGCtattgtgaaataacttgtatagaatattcttttgtgcacttgctgttcaatttgaaaatgaataaagaacgttaaaaaaaaaaataataagtccagtccttgagatctactggtaggccaggttttcaggatatccacaatgagagagatttgcataccaagaaggcagtgcaggcaaagctctctcatgcatattcattgtgaatatccagaaaacctggcctaccagtagacctcgaggaccggacttgggcagccctgatctgaGTTTATAGACAAAACAGCATTAAGTTGTTATGTGGCAAAGTAAACCAcaaacgaaagaaaaaaaaaaaagtcatacatACCTTATGTTAACAGCTTGGCCAATGTTTGTCATAGCTGATGTCATTATTTCTGTAGTAAGACTTTCAGCAAAGCTAATCCCATCTTGTCCAATGCCACTATCAGCAGCCAAGCTGGTATTGCTCAGTTCTCGCTCCACTTTCCCAATCGCTGCATTTACTAGCCTTTCGGCAAATACTGCCCTCTGCTCCAGATCAATGTGAATTTTGGGCATCTCAAAGTGAAATATTCTAGACTTTTGAGCAAGGCTGCCATGCTTTGACTTAGAAAGTTTCTTAAGTCTAGAGGAGGAGTCCTGCCCTGTCAGGTAGGGACACAAAGCTCCAGCAGAATATGGTTGGTCCTTTATGCTGCAATACCTGCATTCTGTCTCGGAAAGCCGTGATAACTTCTCAGCATACAAAAATCTATCTATACTTTTTCTTCTGTCAGTAGCTTGAAGATTAACAGTTTCAAAACTCATTTCTAAAGCGTCATCGACAACCTTTCTAGCATACTGCTCTATGGTTTGAATAAGACCCTCGTTGGGACTATATTCATTTAAACTGCCTGTGCTATGATACAGTTTATTTCTTTCAGATAAAGGGACAAGAGTTTTAGAAAATGTGGTCTTAACAATATCTCCAGCTACTTCAGTAAAGTTTGATTTCCGATACAGACAAGAATCTGTAAGGGATTTTGGTAGGCAAACTGCTGACATTTTAAATTTTCTCCTGACATCGCGTGTTATGGTGTGAGCAAGAGATTCTGCAAAATGAAACAGATCTCCACATTCCTCTCTGGATACACTGTTGTTCTCACAGGCTAGATCCTCACAGTGGTGAGCAATGCCACTCAAGATTTGCCTTTTGGCATCAATTTCTTGGTTGTTCTGTTTATTGAACAGCCTCAAAGTTTGATACTTGGCATTTCCTTGCGAGCACCTTACAGGAAATACTCTTTTATTGTAGTTCAGTTTGATTTTCCTGGCAGCTTGCTGCAGACCCGATTTTATAGATCTGTAAGCAAGCCTGCCAGCATATTGATCCATTATTAAATCACTATTAGCACCTTCTTTTTTCAGGACTCGAATAATGTGATCTGCATACTCTTCTGTCACACTCTCACAACTTGGGTATTTCGATATAAGGCCCGCTGTGCATAAACTCGAAGGTAAAGAAAGTACAGACAAGTCTACCTCTCTGGGCCACTGATCTGTCATTGCACAAAACCTCTCTTTTGGCCTACattctttgcttttttttctgaaatAAAAACAGTCAATGTGACCATTAACTTTTTTCAGCCTCAACAGTTTACAATGGCTCAGGTTTAACATTTTCttagcatcactgatgacgtcccCAGCCAAATCACCTGCATAATTCCACAGTGAATTTAGAGTTTCTTCTGAGATATTTTTCATACAAGTAGGATAGCCCCATCTCTCATTCAAGAATCTCAACACTGAATATTTCTCATCACTGTTTCCTAGTACAACTTTGTCATCTAAGTAGAAAGCAGCCATTTCAGTTGCCATTGTAATGATGCTGCTGGCTAAACGATCAGCATAGTTTACTGTTTTTTCAGACCTCTTAATTGCCTCACTTATTCTTCCAGAATGTTCTTCAGCTTTACTACTTTCAACTTCCTCAGAAAGAGACCTCATAAGCTTCAAAATAAATTCTTCTTTTGGGACTGAGTCATGCTCTGTGTCATACAAGCCTGTAACAGATGGAGTGTGAGGTGTGGAAGGTGGAGTGGCAGGGGCAAATTCCTTTGCTAATGCTCCCTTGAGTTTTTTTGTTAACTTCTTCAAATTCCACTCAGAGCTGACTGGATATGGTGTAGATGGAGGTGCATTAGGTACAACAGTAGAATTTGTGCCACTGGTGTTTGACTTATCTATTTGCAAAAAATCTCCACAGCTAAACATAGTGGAAGAAATGCCATTTATATGAGGATTCCAGTTCTCTTGGTCAAATGAAGCCATTTTAGTATTTTGGTAATCACTATTTTGTATAGGTTTATGTAAACATTTTACTGAATAGCTTGATGCATCAATAAATCCTTCTGCATTTAAACTCTTTAGATTCACATTTGAACCAAAAAGAGTATTTGAGCAAAGCATGTCTACTTCATGATTTTTACGTTCCTGGGCACAATCTCTTGCTGTCGTAAATGAATCCTGAGAAGAGGGCACTGGAAAGATGGAAAGCTTGAGTTGcatttgttgctgctgctgcaaggCTGAAGATACAGTATCCTGTTTTTCTGATTCTAGTTTATTAATTGCACCAGTTGGTTTTGTATTCCagttgattgcagaaggataTAAATTCTCAACAGATATTACAGGCTGACATACATTGGGCAACTTTGATTTGGTTTCAGTAGTTGAACATTTTACAATACGTTTGGCCAAATGATCAGCGACGTGATTTTTTAATGCTCTCTCATCTAGAATCTGAGAATGAGGCACCGCTGGAGGTACTATTTTTCTAGTCAAACAATCTGCATATTCTTCTACTGTTTTTGTCACCTTGGATGACCTTATTACTTCATAAGCCTCACTTACAACAATATCCAACATTGTGCCAGAGTAATCTTTGAAGACTGCATGCTTGTTTGATTCTGTACTGTTATTCACACTAAAATCCTTGGTTTTTGGTTTATGAAAATATTGTTGACTATTTTCAACAATCTGCCTTTCAGAATTCAGATATATGTTTCTTAGAGAAGACTCTACTTCCTCGTTCTTTCTTACTACAAAATCTGGATTTTGCATGGAATTGTTACAAGTATTGAAGCTGTCAGCTAATGGATGAGTCCTTTGTGCTGTCTTCTGAACATGAAACATAGTCTGTGGTTGGCAAAGAACCCTTCCTGCTGGAGGCACTGGAATAGAACTAACAATACCAGTAGTAAAGAACAAAGCTTGCTGTATGGTACATTCTTTTTCCGATTCTTGTAGCAGATTTGGTGCTATTATCACTCTGTCTTGAAAATTGGAGAATGTGTTGGAGGTCTGAGTTGACTGCAACATATTTTCTGCACTCACATACTTTACGTTATCCACAGAAACGCTAATTGCTGCTTGTGTCGTAAATGTCACATCAGCCTGGGACAATTCAATAAATGCTTCCTGAATCACCGACTCCGACAAATCTTTAGCATATGATCGGACTACTGGGTCTCCATACTCAAAGCCCTGACACTGAGAAGTACTGGGGGTAGGTGGATGAGAAAACTGGCATACTTCCATAATCCCTTCAAAAACGAGCTCCTCAGCAAGGTCTGCAGCAAAGCGTGTGACTGTATTGGTGAATATTTGCTTCTTTACGTACTGCAACTCTCTAAGGGCACCCGACATGGCTTCACCCACCAAAAAATTAGCCAGGCCATTAATGGCATGTTGTTTCAGTAAGAATGCACGCCTCCTACCAATCTCATAAAAAGCCATCTGAAAAACTGATGAGGTCAACTTTGCAGCGAGGTGGCACAAGGCACTAGTGCACGAGGAAACGCCCTTTTGTAATTCTTTAAATGCACTGCCAAAACTTTTTTCAACTAGATCTGCAGCAAATTTCTGTATGCCGCTTTTAATCATTAGTGGTTTATGTTTGAACTTGGCCTTCCTGTCAGTTTCTTTGCCAAAAGACTTGCGTTTGAGTTTCACAGCTTTCGCCTCGTTTTTTGATGTAGCCTGCCCACGGCAGGAAATGTCTCCTTTATGCTTCTGTACAGATGTAGTCTGTGAATGAAGGACAGAATCAAGTATTTCAAAAGAAACACTATTTGCAAAACTATCTGAGAAAGTattataaaaagtacaatcaTTTTTCCTTATTCCTTCCTTGCAGGTATCTATTTGGTAGGCGTGGTCAGTGACACAGCTGCCCAAAGGGCTGAAAGCAGATGATCTAATGGGGCTGAATAAAGTTCCAGTGTCTTCATTAGATGATTTCACTGGTCGAGGGGAGTCTGTAACGTCACAGGCACTACTATATGGAGATTCTAATTTACGAGGAGTTGGTTTTCTTACATTAGCTGGCAGTGTGGGACAATCAAACTTAAAATTCGGAGGATTCATAGTAGTAGTTGAATATGGCTTCTCTTGTGCAAACTTTCTCTTTTGAGGTGGATTACCCAAGATGGGCTCCTTAATAAGCTTATAAGTACTATCTAGACAGAGTTCTATATCATCAAATTGGTCAAAACTATCAAAAAATTCACTTAATTCTGAATCAGAGTCTTCAATACCGTCTTTTACTACTGGAATATTAGGTAGTTCAAGCTTGGCCTTTAAGCTTTTTTGATAGCCCTCTTCATCTAAAAAAATGATAGGACTTGGGCTTGAACAATCAGATTCAGATGATTCAGCAGGAGAAGATGGAAACATTGTCTTGGGTATCATACACGATACTTGATCAGATGAACAGCAAGGCCTATAGAAACTTTTCTGTTTCCAGGAGTCAGAAATTAAAGTTGTGACTGAACTTTTCACAGAGGAAGAACATTTTTTAATTCCCATGATGCTGGTCACAGAAGCAGCAGATTTGGCAGATTTCTGACACAAGGAGCTCACAATAATCTTTGAGCCAGCATCTTCTGAACAATGATGCTGGATTGTCTGTGAAGCAGCATCACGCTGATTTCTTGATGTGCCACAGTTTGaacctaaaaataaaaaataaatacaagtaAATAGACTTTGATCCTTGTGGACTAAACAATCTTGGTTTGTAGACTATAACATGCAAATTAACCTGGTTCTTAGACCTGAATCATGTAAATATATTATGCACATTCACTGTAACTGTCCTATAAAACATATAGACAATTTTGGGAACCAGTGTTacaaaaaagagattaggttcttaccttgctaatatcttttctagtagatagcaTGTTATTCTGGATGGACGGGTAATATTCCCATGCACATGAGCCATCTGAAGGAATCCAATCCAGcttttcaatccctcctccttcaccagaggtttctgctgcccccttcagtttgtatcaaagcaggTGATAGCTCAATATAGAAACACATATGAAAGAGGAATACGGAGAAACGCCCTTAATTACAACTCTTTTCTGCtctgaaaatataacaaacatgttaaaacaTTGCCATTAAACAGGCAAAACATTAAAACAATCATGCcaaacagaaacatttatggagctcaagtaTTATCCCAATGTGATACAGCAACAGATTATTCTTTATACCCTTAAGGTCTGACTGACATCCAAATTTCTGTGTGGACTTGAACTTtctgattgagacagtaggcaTGCGCAGGAGATAACCGACAAGGCGGGGCTCCAGAATGATacttatctactagaaaagatattacgagcaagataagaacctaatctctttttctagtgcaataggtatgtcattctggacagatgggacgtacaaaagcagtctcaGAAACCTAGGGCGCAACCACTGCACTGGCTCATAACACTGAGGACACAAAGGCAGAGTCCTCTCTTGCCGCTACACCCACTCTACAGaacttggaaaatgtatgtaCAGTGGACCAAGTCAATGCCCTAGAAATCTCCTCAGGAGAGGCCGCCCTAGCTTCCTCCCACAAAGAAGCCATGCTTCTAGTTGAATGCATCTTTACAGAGACTGGTGACTATTATTTTCCACAGACAATATATGCTGATGAAATGACCCTATGGATCtatctggaaatcatggcctcGGGAAGCCGCTGCACCACATCTAGCCTGACTAGTTAGCACATAAAGATGGTCAGATATCTTGAGGTCACTAATGAGCTCAGGCTATCACAGAAGCATCTTTCTCACATtcaactttttcagaatctggtcATTCTTCCTCAAACCTGTGGACTGGAATGCCGGCAACCTGacctcctgattgacatggaaaaccaAAACAACCTTCTGCAAAAAGGATGGAACTGTATGAAAAGAAAATCTGGCCTCTGTGAAAATTGAGGACAGGCTCTCTGCAAAAGCAAGCCTGTAGTTTCATGACTCTTCTTGCTGAGGTAATAGCCACAAGAAAAACCGTCTTGAGTGTTAGATCCATCAAGGATGCTTCCTTCAGTAGCTCGTAAAGAGTCTGACTGAGGCCTTGCAAAATCATGTTAAAAGTTCCACAATGGAAATGGGTGTTTTACCAGTGGCCTAAGCCTCAGTGTCCCCTTTAAGAATCTATGTCCAGAATAAATATCAATGAAGCTTTATGATTTTGAGCCCTGAAATAAGAGAGTCCCGCCACTTGGACTCTGAGGGACGCCAATGTAAGCCTCTCATCAATGCCAGCATGAAGGAAGGCTAACACTATGAAGATCGGAGCAGAGAAAGGCTCTGCCTTCTCTTTAATGCACCAGTACTGGAAAGTTTCTCATGCCTTAGCATAAGCAGAAACTACTATAGGCTTTTTGGCTCTGAGCAGAGTAGCAATAACCACCTCTGAATATCCCTTGCACGCTATGTGCTTAAGAGCCATAATGTGAGAGCAAAGCGATCCAGATATTCTATGACTACTGGTCCCTGAGAAAGAAGGTTCGGCTGTACTCGCAGTCCGACACTTGTGCCCCTCTGAAGACGCACTAGATTTGTGGGGACAATCTAGAGTCATGAGAATGACTGTTACTTGATGGCTTGCAATCCTGTGGAGGAGCTGGCCTATCATAGGCCACGGAGAAAACACATACAAGAGCTCACTCTTCAGTCATGGCTGGACCAGAGCGCCTGAACCTGCACTTCTGGGCTtggatcttcgactgaagaaatTGGTCCACCTTCTTGTTGTAGCCATCAGACTGAATGTTGGGTGGCCCCAGTGTCGAACAATGGATTGGAAGGATGCTGCAGACAGCATCCATTTCCTGGATCCAGTGCCTGTCTGCTGAGGAAAATCGGCTTGGACATCGACTACTCCTGTTACATGCACTGCTAAAAGCACCTGAAGATGAAACTCCACCCACGTGAATAGTAAGTAGATCTCCAAACTCAGTTGTGCTTCTCTGGAGATTGACATATGCCACTGCAGTAGCATTGTCTGAGCAGACTCAGACCACTTGCCCTTCCAGGCTTCTCCAGCCTCTGCAAACAGTAACAACATAGTGGTTGAGTTTGTTACCCCTTCAGTATTTTTCTGCAAATTAAATGACATGAAGtttcaatctgttgatcaaaCACTTCCTTTAGGAGGCTGACTAAAGCCCCTGGGTCAGGGGTCCGTTGCAGTAAGTCCTCCAGCTAAAACAGGCTAGCATCTGTTGTCACAATTACCCATGAGGCTATTCTGAGAGGCATGCCCCTTGATAACACCTGTGGACGGAGCCACCAGTGGACCTGTGGACGGCCCAGCTTCTGGAGTCCATAGCAGAGAAATCTGAGGAATCCAAGTGAGGTCACCATCTTGATAATAACATGCTCTGGAGAGGATGCATGTGAGCTTTCACCCCTGGGACCACATCTATTGTAGCTGTCATGGAACCTAGCAATTGGA
Coding sequences:
- the AKAP11 gene encoding A-kinase anchor protein 11 isoform X2 — encoded protein: METCSKMKNSHMKPRISVKKENFNEEVLHSVKALLKSRKELCNVSAGEWLKEGDEENVIEIMFLGFADETDASYVQELAAISQELSDLVKSLHFCSLSDNEVIFLKDVKKLSQTADGSKIPNYLSGVICVMRLSPMIPKLKLDSVFSLLSRYTAGIRYTVDLHSVQKHHSQASLGEDDDTNQSVSSIEDDFVTAFEHLEEDDPSTPCDNASSNCGTSRNQRDAASQTIQHHCSEDAGSKIIVSSLCQKSAKSAASVTSIMGIKKCSSSVKSSVTTLISDSWKQKSFYRPCCSSDQVSCMIPKTMFPSSPAESSESDCSSPSPIIFLDEEGYQKSLKAKLELPNIPVVKDGIEDSDSELSEFFDSFDQFDDIELCLDSTYKLIKEPILGNPPQKRKFAQEKPYSTTTMNPPNFKFDCPTLPANVRKPTPRKLESPYSSACDVTDSPRPVKSSNEDTGTLFSPIRSSAFSPLGSCVTDHAYQIDTCKEGIRKNDCTFYNTFSDSFANSVSFEILDSVLHSQTTSVQKHKGDISCRGQATSKNEAKAVKLKRKSFGKETDRKAKFKHKPLMIKSGIQKFAADLVEKSFGSAFKELQKGVSSCTSALCHLAAKLTSSVFQMAFYEIGRRRAFLLKQHAINGLANFLVGEAMSGALRELQYVKKQIFTNTVTRFAADLAEELVFEGIMEVCQFSHPPTPSTSQCQGFEYGDPVVRSYAKDLSESVIQEAFIELSQADVTFTTQAAISVSVDNVKYVSAENMLQSTQTSNTFSNFQDRVIIAPNLLQESEKECTIQQALFFTTGIVSSIPVPPAGRVLCQPQTMFHVQKTAQRTHPLADSFNTCNNSMQNPDFVVRKNEEVESSLRNIYLNSERQIVENSQQYFHKPKTKDFSVNNSTESNKHAVFKDYSGTMLDIVVSEAYEVIRSSKVTKTVEEYADCLTRKIVPPAVPHSQILDERALKNHVADHLAKRIVKCSTTETKSKLPNVCQPVISVENLYPSAINWNTKPTGAINKLESEKQDTVSSALQQQQQMQLKLSIFPVPSSQDSFTTARDCAQERKNHEVDMLCSNTLFGSNVNLKSLNAEGFIDASSYSVKCLHKPIQNSDYQNTKMASFDQENWNPHINGISSTMFSCGDFLQIDKSNTSGTNSTVVPNAPPSTPYPVSSEWNLKKLTKKLKGALAKEFAPATPPSTPHTPSVTGLYDTEHDSVPKEEFILKLMRSLSEEVESSKAEEHSGRISEAIKRSEKTVNYADRLASSIITMATEMAAFYLDDKVVLGNSDEKYSVLRFLNERWGYPTCMKNISEETLNSLWNYAGDLAGDVISDAKKMLNLSHCKLLRLKKVNGHIDCFYFRKKSKECRPKERFCAMTDQWPREVDLSVLSLPSSLCTAGLISKYPSCESVTEEYADHIIRVLKKEGANSDLIMDQYAGRLAYRSIKSGLQQAARKIKLNYNKRVFPVRCSQGNAKYQTLRLFNKQNNQEIDAKRQILSGIAHHCEDLACENNSVSREECGDLFHFAESLAHTITRDVRRKFKMSAVCLPKSLTDSCLYRKSNFTEVAGDIVKTTFSKTLVPLSERNKLYHSTGSLNEYSPNEGLIQTIEQYARKVVDDALEMSFETVNLQATDRRKSIDRFLYAEKLSRLSETECRYCSIKDQPYSAGALCPYLTGQDSSSRLKKLSKSKHGSLAQKSRIFHFEMPKIHIDLEQRAVFAERLVNAAIGKVERELSNTSLAADSGIGQDGISFAESLTTEIMTSAMTNIGQAVNISSVGKDGFLPIESVSQQMNLSFGDDSTGSWSNLSFEDEHPDESSSFLHLSDSDGAEDKDEELNNPTNGVEPVDKVLLIMNIDMEPRIVDPQLRTALQWIAASELEVSQLHFHEIARKEFILLSKRLREKEWKVGDLLHAVLKYCEMMQKTSDGERSLRKPLFGWLLENA